A genomic region of Alligator mississippiensis isolate rAllMis1 chromosome 6, rAllMis1, whole genome shotgun sequence contains the following coding sequences:
- the RPL11 gene encoding large ribosomal subunit protein uL5 isoform X1 yields MAQQDQSEKENPMRELRIRKLCLNICVGESGDRLTRAAKVLEQLTGQTPVFSKARYTVRSFGIRRNEKIAVHCTVRGAKAEEILEKGLKVREYELRKNNFSDTGNFGFGIQEHIDLGIKYDPSIGIYGLDFYVVLGRPGFSIADKKRKTGSIGAKHRIGKEEAMRWFQQKYDGIILPGK; encoded by the exons ATGGCG CAGCAGGACCAGAGTGAAAAGGAGAACCCCATGCGCGAGCTGCGCATCCGCAAGCTCTGCCTCAACATCTGCGTCGGGGAAAGCGGCGACAGACTCACTCGGGCAGCCAAAGTGCTGGAGCAGCTCACCGGACAGACCCCCGTCTTCTCCAAGG CACGATATACTGTCAGATCCTTCGGCATCAGGAGAAATGAGAAGATTGCTGTCCACTGCACGGTTCGTGGTGCCAAAGCAGAAGAGATTCTGGAGAAAGGACTGAAG GTGCGAGAATACGAGTTGAGGAAAAACAACTTTTCTGACACCGGAAACTTTGGCTTTGGGATCCAGGAACACATTGACCTGGGAATTAAATATGACCCGAGCATTGGCATCTATGGTCTGGACTTCTACGTG GTTCTGGGCAGGCCGGGCTTCAGCATCGCTGACAAGAAACGCAAAACTGGCAGCATCGGGGCTAAGCACAGaattgggaaggaggaggccaTGCGTTGGTTCCAGCAGAAG TATGATGGCATCATCCTTCCTGGCAAATGA
- the RPL11 gene encoding large ribosomal subunit protein uL5 isoform X2, protein MAQDQSEKENPMRELRIRKLCLNICVGESGDRLTRAAKVLEQLTGQTPVFSKARYTVRSFGIRRNEKIAVHCTVRGAKAEEILEKGLKVREYELRKNNFSDTGNFGFGIQEHIDLGIKYDPSIGIYGLDFYVVLGRPGFSIADKKRKTGSIGAKHRIGKEEAMRWFQQKYDGIILPGK, encoded by the exons ATGGCG CAGGACCAGAGTGAAAAGGAGAACCCCATGCGCGAGCTGCGCATCCGCAAGCTCTGCCTCAACATCTGCGTCGGGGAAAGCGGCGACAGACTCACTCGGGCAGCCAAAGTGCTGGAGCAGCTCACCGGACAGACCCCCGTCTTCTCCAAGG CACGATATACTGTCAGATCCTTCGGCATCAGGAGAAATGAGAAGATTGCTGTCCACTGCACGGTTCGTGGTGCCAAAGCAGAAGAGATTCTGGAGAAAGGACTGAAG GTGCGAGAATACGAGTTGAGGAAAAACAACTTTTCTGACACCGGAAACTTTGGCTTTGGGATCCAGGAACACATTGACCTGGGAATTAAATATGACCCGAGCATTGGCATCTATGGTCTGGACTTCTACGTG GTTCTGGGCAGGCCGGGCTTCAGCATCGCTGACAAGAAACGCAAAACTGGCAGCATCGGGGCTAAGCACAGaattgggaaggaggaggccaTGCGTTGGTTCCAGCAGAAG TATGATGGCATCATCCTTCCTGGCAAATGA
- the LOC102566461 gene encoding elongation factor 1-alpha, oocyte form: MGKEKIHINIVVIGHVDSGKSTTTGHLIYKCGGIDKRTIEKFEKEAAEMGKGSFKYAWVLDKLKAERERGITIDISLWKFETTKYYITIIDAPGHRDFIKNMITGTSQADCAVLIVAAGVGEFEAGISKNGQTREHALLAYTLGVKQLVVGVNKMDSTEPPYSGKRYQEITKEVSAYIKKIGYNPATVAFVPISGWHGDNMLEASAKMPWFKGWKITRKEGNVAGTTLMEALDSIVPPSRPVEKPLRLPLQDVYKIGGIGTVPVGRVETGTLKAGMVVTFAPSNVTTEVKSVEMHHEALAEALPGDNVGFNVKNVSVKDIRRGNVAGDSKNDPPMEAGSFTSQVIILNHPGKIAAGYSPVLDCHTAHISCKFAELREKIDRRSGKKLEDNPAALKSGDAAIIRMIPGKPMCVESFSEYPPLGRFAVRDMRQTVAVGVIKAVEKKASVVAKVTKSAVKAGKK; the protein is encoded by the exons ATGGGGAAAGAAAAGATTCACATCAACATCGTGGTGATCGGCCATGTGGACTCGGGGAAGTCCACCACCACCGGGCACCTCATCTACAAGTGCGGAGGCATCGACAAGAGGACGATTGAGAAGTTTGAGAAGGAGGCAGCCGAG ATGGGCAAGGGCTCCTTCAAGTACGCTTGGGTGCTGGACAAGCTGAAGGCAGAGCGGGAGCGTGGCATCACCATCGACATCTCCCTATGGAAGTTCGAGACCACCAAATACTACATCACCATCATTGATGCCCCTGGGCACCGCGATTTCATCAAGAACATGATCACGGGCACCTCACAG GCTGACTGTGCAGTGCTGATCGTGGCTGCGGGCGTGGGGGAGTTCGAGGCTGGCATCTCCAAGAACGGGCAGACCCGGGAGCATGCCCTGCTGGCCTACACGCTGGGGGTGAAGCAGCTCGTTGTGGGGGTGAACAAGATGGACTCCACGGAGCCCCCATACAGCGGGAAGCGCTACCAGGAGATCACTAAGGAAGTTAGCGCCTACATCAAGAAGATCGGCTACAACCCTGCCACCGTGGCCTTTGTGCCCATCTCCGGCTGGCATGGGGACAACATGCTGGAAGCCAGTGCCAAA ATGCCCTGGTTCAAAGGCTGGAAGATAACTAGGAAGGAAGGGAACGTGGCAGGCACCACTCTGATGGAGGCTCTGGACTCCATCGTCCCTCCTTCGCGCCCCGTGGAAAAGCCCCTCCGCTTGCCTCTGCAGGATGTCTACAAGATCGGCG GTATCGGCACTGTCCCCGTGGGGCGCGTGGAGACGGGCACCTTGAAGGCTGGCATGGTCGTGACCTTTGCTCCCAGCAATGTCACCACAGAGGTGAAGTCGGTGGAAATGCACCACGAGGCCCTGGCTGAGGCCCTGCCTGGGGACAACGTGGGCTTCAACGTAAAGAACGTGTCTGTGAAGGACATTCGCCGGGGGAATGTGGCCGGAGACAGCAAGAATGACCCgcccatggaggcaggcagctTCACCTCCCAG GTCATCATCCTGAACCACCCAGGCAAGATCGCTGCTGGCTACTCCCCAGTGCTGGACTGCCACACGGCTCACATCTCCTGCAAGTTTGCTGAGCTGCGGGAGAAGATTGACCGCAGGTCCGGCAAGAAGTTGGAGGACAATCCTGCAGCGCTGAAGTCTGGGGATGCTGCCATCATTCGGATGATCCCTGGCAAGCCCATGTGTGTGGAGAGCTTCTCCGAGTACCCACCTCTTG GCCGCTTTGCCGTGCGGGACATGAGGCAGACGGTGGCGGTGGGTGTGATCAAGGCTGTGGAGAAAAAGGCCAGTGTAGTAGCCAAAGTCACCAAGTCAGCTGTGAAGGCTGGTAAGAAATGA
- the LOC102571429 gene encoding probable small intestine urate exporter produces the protein MEPSAESAQAGGPDTDTDTDDAALLPAPQPSCCQGLCSARWGLAVVLHITLFMVYALRVNLSMAIVAMTNATHPSSQANVSVEVCSNHSHAWSNGSHPAFAHGAPVYDWSAETQGVILSSFFYGYIFTQMLGGYWAGTLGGKVVLGCGLFLTSALTLFVPLAAKLGVVYLIGLQVLLGLAEGVIFPAQYTLWAKWAPPMERSRLMNIADAGCTFGTFLTYLVAGFICQCLGWPYVFYIFGGIGCVWSMFWFLLVYEDPACHPCISARERDYIVSSLASQGCSHGWSLPLKAMARSLPLWAIVVACFCTDWLFYTLLTSMPTYMNNVLHFNIQENGLLSALPYVGNGLGHILSGLLADLLLSRHVLSTAAVRKLFSAVGMLLPGAFLVAVSYIGCNYTAAVAFLTLSLTVNSTTGAGLNINHIDIAPRYAGFLLGITNTFGIIAGIIAPTAVGFLTSQDLVTGWRNVFFLSAGIDLFGLLFYVAFGNGTIQEWAKEDVASQ, from the exons ATGGAGCCAAGCGCTGAGAGCGCCCAGGCGGGCGGCCCCGACACGGACACGGACACGGACgatgctgccctgctgcccgccccgcagccctcctgctGCCAAG GGCTCTGCTCAGCTCGCTGGGGGCTGGCTGTTGTCCTGCACATCACCCTCTTCATGGTGTACGCGCTCCGGGTCAATCTCAGCATGGCCATCGTGGCGATGACGAAcgccacccaccccagcagccagGCCAACGTCTCCGTCGAAGTGTGTTCTAACCACTCCCACGCGTGGTCCAACGGCTCCCACCCAGCATTCGCCCATGGG GCTCCTGTGTACGACTGGAGCGCCGAGACCCAGGGCGTCATCCTCAGCTCCTTCTTCTACGGCTACATCTTCACCCAGATGCTTGGCGGTTACTGGGCAGGCACACTGGGTGGGAAGGTGGTGCTGGGCTGCGGGCTGTTCCTCACCTCAGCCCTCACGCTTTTCGTGCCGCTGGCGGCAAAGCTGGGAGTCGTGTATCTCATCGggctccaggtgctgctgggcctcGCGGAG ggggTGATATTTCCAGCGCAATACACGCTGTGGGCAAAATGGGCTCCCCCCATGGAACGCAGCAGGCTCATGAACATTGCGGATGCTG GATGCACCTTCGGGACCTTCCTCACTTACCTTGTGGCCGGGTTCATCTGCCAGTGCCTGGGGTGGCCCTATGTCTTCTACATCTTTG GCGGCATTGGCTGTGTCTGGAGCATGTTCTGGTTCCTTCTGGTCTATGAAGATCCTGCCTGTCACCCTTGCATTAGTGCCCGCGAGAGGGATTACATCGTGTCGTCCCTGGCCAGTCAG GGGTGTTCTCATGGCTGGTCCCTCCCACTCAAGGCCATGGCAAGGTCGCTGCCCCTGTGGGCGATCGTTGTGGCCTGTTTCTGCACCGACTGGCTCTTCTACACGCTGCTGACATCCATGCCGACGTACATGAACaatgtgctgcacttcaacaTCCAGGAG AATGGGCTCCTCTCAGCACTGCCCTATGTTGGCAATGGCCTGGGTCACATCCTGTCGGGGCTGCTGGCAGACTTGCTCCTTTCCAGGCATGTGCTCAGCACGGCTGCAGTGCGGaaactgttctcagcagtgg ggatgctgctgcctggcgCCTTCCTGGTGGCTGTGTCCTACATCGGCTGCAACTACACAGCTGCCGTGGCCTTTCTCACACTGTCCTTGACCGTGAACAGCACGACTGGGGCAGGCCTGAACATCAACCATATTGACATTGCCCCCAG gtATGCCGGGTTTCTGCTGGGGATCACAAACACCTTTGGCATAATAGCAGGGATCATTGCTCCCACTGCGGTCGGATTCCTCACCAGCCAG GACCTGGTGACTGGCTGGAGGAACGTCTTCTTCCTGTCGGCAGGGATCGATCTCTTCGGCCTCCTGTTCTACGTGGCCTTTGGCAATGGGACCATCCAGGAGTGGGCTAAAGAGGATGTTGCCAGCCAGTGA
- the PPT1 gene encoding palmitoyl-protein thioesterase 1, which produces MAALRRLCALLLLPLVLGAGNRTGPVPLVIWHGMGDSCCNPASMGYIKKIVEEKIPGIYVLSLKIGTTIIEDMENSFFMNVNDQVTQVCDMLTKDPNLQGGYNSMGFSQGGQFLRAVAQRCPSPPMFNLISIGGQQQGVYGFPRCPGESSHICDWIRKMLDLGAYTKAVQGRLVQAQYWHDPLKEEEYQKYSIFLADINQERGINELYKKNLMALKKFVMVKFLNDTMVDPPASEWFGFYRSGQAKETVPLQETSLYTEDRLGLQQMDKAGKLVFLGVEGDHLQLPVEWFYANIIPFLN; this is translated from the exons ATGGCGGCGCTCAGGCGGCTGtgcgcgctgctgctgctgccgctggtgcTGGGCGCGGGGAACCGCACGGGGCCGGTGCCCCTGGTCATCTGGCACGGCATGG GAGACAGCTGCTGTAACCCTGCAAGCATGGggtacattaaaaaaatagtgGAAGAAAAGATACCCGGAATCTACGTTCTGTCTTTGAAGATTGGGACGACCATAATCGAG GATATGGAGAACAGCTTCTTCATGAACGTGAATGACCAAGTGACACAAGTTTGTGACATGCTCACAAAGGATCCTAACTTGCAGGGAGGCTACAACTCGATGGGCTTTTCCCAAGGAGGCCAGTTCCT GAGAGCGGTGGCCCAGAGATGTCCGTCTCCTCCCATGTTCAATTTGATTTCCATTGGTGGGCAGCAGCAAG GGGTGTATGGCTTCCCTCGCTGTCCTGGAGAGAGCTCCCACATCTGCGACTGGATTCGAAAGATGCTGGACCTAGGGGCCTACACGAAGGCTGTTCAGGGGCG cctgGTGCAGGCCCAGTACTGGCATGACCCCTTGAAGGAGGAGGAGTACCAAAAATACAGCATCTTCCTCGCTGACATCAACCAGGAGAGG GGCATCAATGAGCTGTACAAGAAAAACCTCATGGCACTGAAGAAGTTTGTGATGGTGAAATTCCTCAATGACACCATGGTGGACCCTCCAGCTTCAGAG TGGTTTGGATTTTATAGAAGTGGCCAAGCCAAGGAGACTGTCCCACTGCAAGAGACCTCACTGTACACTGAG GATCGCCTGGGCCTGCAGCAGATGGACAAGGCAGGCAAGCTGGTGTTCCTGGGGGTGGAAGGAGACCACCTTCAGCTTCCTGTGGAGTGGTTCTATGCCAACATCATCCCCTTCCTGAACTGA